In the genome of Acidimicrobiia bacterium, one region contains:
- a CDS encoding adenylosuccinate synthase, which produces MPATAVLGAQWGDEGKGRVTDYFSEKADYVVRYQGGNNAGHTIIVGDQKLALSLIPSGVMYPQVVPVIASGMVVDPRVLLAEIDMLATKGIDTGRLRISSNAHLIMPYHRKLDAVMERFLGRSQIGTTKKGIGPAYTDKFARQGIRVQDLFDPKIFREKLEVALEDKNKLLTRVYNQLPIDPDPIADEYLAYAERLLPLVTDTSLLLWEAIRDGKEVIFEGAQGTLLDIDHGTYPFVTSSSPTAGGVLTGVGIGPKDLHRVVGIAKAYISRVGTGPFPTELSDEIGDRMVDIGGEYGTVTGRRRRCGWLDLVALRYAVRVNGLTDLFLTKLDVLSHFETIKVAVGYTSLGERYDEFPRQQRVLYNCTPVYEEFPGWNTDITGARSSGDLPPEARDYVDFIEDTIGVPVRWVSVGPERSQLVERT; this is translated from the coding sequence ATGCCCGCCACGGCAGTTCTGGGAGCTCAGTGGGGAGATGAGGGGAAGGGTCGGGTCACCGACTACTTCTCCGAAAAGGCGGACTACGTCGTCCGCTATCAGGGCGGCAACAACGCCGGCCATACGATCATCGTGGGCGACCAGAAGCTCGCCCTGTCGCTGATCCCGAGCGGGGTCATGTATCCGCAAGTCGTCCCGGTGATTGCTTCCGGGATGGTGGTGGACCCCAGGGTTCTGCTGGCCGAGATCGACATGCTGGCAACGAAAGGAATCGACACCGGCAGGCTCCGTATCTCGTCCAATGCTCACCTGATAATGCCCTACCACCGCAAACTCGATGCCGTGATGGAGCGCTTCCTCGGGCGCAGTCAGATCGGAACGACCAAGAAGGGCATCGGGCCTGCCTATACCGACAAGTTCGCCCGCCAGGGAATCAGGGTGCAGGACCTCTTCGACCCGAAGATATTCCGGGAGAAGCTCGAAGTGGCGCTCGAGGACAAGAACAAGCTCCTGACCCGCGTCTACAACCAGCTCCCGATCGATCCCGATCCCATCGCCGATGAATACCTGGCGTACGCGGAGCGGTTGTTGCCGCTTGTCACAGATACCTCTTTGCTGTTGTGGGAAGCGATCCGCGACGGCAAGGAGGTCATCTTCGAAGGCGCCCAGGGCACGCTGCTCGATATCGACCACGGCACCTATCCCTTCGTCACGTCGTCGAGCCCCACCGCCGGCGGCGTGCTCACCGGCGTCGGCATCGGACCAAAGGATCTCCACCGCGTGGTCGGCATCGCCAAGGCCTACATCTCCCGGGTGGGCACGGGCCCCTTCCCCACCGAACTCTCCGACGAGATCGGTGATCGCATGGTCGACATCGGCGGTGAATACGGAACCGTGACCGGACGGCGCCGTCGATGCGGCTGGCTGGACCTGGTGGCGCTGCGCTACGCGGTGCGGGTCAACGGCCTCACGGACCTGTTCCTCACCAAGCTCGACGTGCTCTCACATTTCGAAACCATCAAGGTTGCGGTCGGATATACGTCGCTCGGCGAACGGTACGACGAGTTCCCGCGCCAGCAACGGGTCCTCTACAACTGCACCCCCGTCTACGAGGAGTTCCCCGGCTGGAACACGGACATCACGGGCGCCCGCTCCAGCGGCGATCTGCCCCCGGAGGCCCGGGACTACGTAGATTTCATCGAGGACACGATCGGAGTACCGGTCCGCTGGGTATCGGTGGGACCGGAGCGCAGCCAGCTGGTGGAGCGAACGTGA
- a CDS encoding HAMP domain-containing sensor histidine kinase, producing the protein MQPDPLPRLERRITPRRRAPGWLTWIEPITPVFLSVHGAVFMVESGETDPAKWALVVLTALAGTAGLAGWRTQQAVRVRAFGLLLVTWVLLILGGGVQAFFTLWFFMLAPVYALALGGRIAFVYPVVIGLAYPALTLITEGVLPASVLWGRTGVIAGTGLIVAAISLERRLSAEDAMGAKDEFVASVSHELRTPLTAVVGLSAELRDRVSDLTATEVAEFAGMVHRQSIEVVNIVEDLLVAARAEASTVSIKVEAVDLRVEVDAVVREVAQLNPALPFDIVVRGGAVTGSGDPVRVRQILRNVLTNAVRYGGRQIEVRLLGEPPLAVVEIADDGPGVPTEDREVIFEPYGRAHADSTQPSSIGLGLAVSRTLARLMDGDLSYGRVDGWSVFRFELPGAD; encoded by the coding sequence ATGCAACCAGACCCGCTTCCGCGGTTGGAGAGGCGCATCACGCCGAGAAGGAGGGCCCCCGGGTGGTTGACCTGGATCGAGCCGATAACTCCCGTATTCCTCTCCGTTCACGGCGCCGTGTTCATGGTGGAGTCTGGAGAAACGGACCCGGCTAAATGGGCGCTGGTCGTGCTGACCGCTCTGGCGGGCACAGCCGGTCTGGCGGGCTGGCGCACGCAGCAAGCCGTCCGGGTGCGTGCCTTCGGGTTGCTGCTGGTCACCTGGGTGCTACTGATCCTCGGCGGCGGCGTTCAGGCCTTCTTCACCCTCTGGTTCTTCATGCTGGCGCCGGTATATGCACTGGCACTCGGTGGTCGAATCGCCTTTGTCTATCCCGTCGTGATCGGCCTCGCCTACCCGGCGCTCACTCTCATCACCGAGGGAGTGCTGCCCGCGTCGGTTCTCTGGGGGCGCACCGGAGTGATTGCCGGAACCGGCCTGATCGTCGCCGCCATCTCCCTGGAGCGTCGCCTCTCCGCGGAGGATGCAATGGGAGCGAAGGATGAGTTCGTTGCATCCGTCTCGCACGAGTTGCGCACCCCGCTCACGGCAGTAGTAGGGCTGTCCGCCGAGCTCAGGGACCGGGTGAGCGATTTGACCGCCACAGAGGTCGCCGAGTTCGCCGGCATGGTGCACCGCCAGTCGATAGAGGTGGTGAACATCGTCGAAGACTTGCTGGTAGCGGCGCGAGCGGAGGCCAGCACGGTCAGCATCAAGGTCGAGGCCGTCGACCTGCGCGTCGAGGTCGATGCAGTCGTGCGGGAAGTCGCCCAACTCAATCCCGCGTTGCCTTTCGACATAGTTGTGCGAGGCGGCGCAGTCACCGGCTCCGGCGACCCCGTTCGAGTCCGTCAGATCTTGAGGAACGTCCTGACCAATGCCGTCAGGTACGGCGGAAGGCAGATCGAGGTGCGCCTGCTCGGTGAACCTCCACTGGCCGTCGTGGAGATAGCCGACGATGGGCCCGGTGTCCCGACGGAAGATCGGGAGGTGATATTCGAACCCTACGGCCGCGCTCATGCCGACTCGACGCAGCCGAGTTCGATCGGCCTCGGGCTGGCCGTGTCACGGACACTGGCCCGGCTCATGGATGGGGATCTCAGCTACGGCCGGGTTGATGGCTGGAGCGTCTTCCGGTTCGAGTTGCCTGGGGCCGACTGA
- a CDS encoding amidohydrolase family protein, translating into MPRTVFSGGALFDGTGAPITAADVVVDDGRIVEVGANLDADAEIDCSNKTLLPGLFDAHVHLAISHINLWKHIQTPFSYRFYEAIHNLAATVRAGVTAVRDAGGADLGMKEAVQNGLVLGPRMQISLAMLSQTGGHGDGWLASGAEAELLPSYPGIPSTVVDGPEEMRRAVRELVRAGADVIKVATSGGVLSPRDEPTHAHFSPEELAMLTAEARAAGIWVMAHAQATDGIKNAVRAGIRSIDHGIYLDEEAVEMMIEHGTYLVPTLVAPRGVTRAVAAGAQVPEASIRKAEEVVEAHMESFRRAVQAGVKIAMGTDSGVTPHGENLKELTLMVEGGMTPLEALTATTKTAAELMGLDADLGTVETGKLADLVVVEGDPFDFDTLGERVEQVWIGGSRVV; encoded by the coding sequence ATGCCGCGCACCGTCTTCAGCGGCGGCGCCCTATTCGACGGAACCGGTGCACCGATCACAGCCGCCGATGTCGTGGTCGACGACGGCCGGATTGTGGAGGTTGGTGCGAACCTCGACGCAGACGCGGAGATCGACTGCTCGAACAAGACTCTCCTGCCAGGACTCTTCGATGCCCATGTTCATCTGGCAATCAGCCACATCAACCTGTGGAAGCACATCCAGACCCCCTTCTCCTACCGTTTCTATGAGGCCATTCACAATCTGGCCGCCACCGTCCGGGCAGGAGTCACGGCCGTCCGGGATGCAGGCGGCGCCGATCTGGGTATGAAGGAAGCCGTGCAGAACGGCTTGGTTCTCGGCCCGCGGATGCAGATCTCGCTTGCGATGCTGAGCCAGACCGGTGGTCACGGCGACGGCTGGCTGGCGTCCGGCGCCGAAGCCGAGCTTCTCCCTTCGTATCCGGGCATTCCTTCAACCGTCGTGGATGGGCCCGAGGAGATGCGCCGGGCGGTGCGCGAGCTCGTGAGAGCCGGTGCCGATGTGATCAAAGTTGCCACGTCGGGAGGCGTGCTGTCGCCGCGCGACGAGCCAACTCACGCCCATTTCAGTCCCGAGGAACTGGCGATGCTCACGGCCGAGGCCCGAGCAGCCGGCATCTGGGTCATGGCGCACGCACAGGCAACCGACGGTATCAAGAACGCCGTTCGAGCCGGCATCCGATCGATCGATCACGGCATCTATCTCGACGAAGAAGCCGTTGAGATGATGATCGAGCACGGAACCTACCTGGTCCCCACTCTGGTCGCGCCGAGAGGAGTGACCCGTGCGGTGGCGGCGGGTGCGCAGGTTCCGGAGGCATCGATCCGCAAAGCCGAAGAGGTCGTCGAGGCCCACATGGAATCGTTCCGCCGAGCCGTGCAGGCAGGGGTCAAGATCGCAATGGGCACGGACTCCGGCGTCACTCCCCATGGAGAGAACCTGAAGGAACTGACCCTGATGGTCGAAGGGGGAATGACGCCACTCGAGGCCCTGACCGCGACGACGAAGACGGCCGCCGAGCTGATGGGATTGGATGCCGATCTCGGCACCGTGGAAACGGGCAAGCTGGCCGATCTCGTGGTGGTGGAGGGCGATCCATTCGACTTCGACACGCTGGGGGAAAGGGTCGAGCAAGTGTGGATTGGCGGCTCCCGGGTGGTGTGA
- a CDS encoding TetR/AcrR family transcriptional regulator gives MPRIRASNIEEHKELTRVQILEAAQDLFSEHGYQDTSLGDIAAFVGIGRTTLYEYFKDKEDLLASLVDETLPEVFKEMAEQLDTSDSFLDQLADLAVRLTEWVVTDPTLGLLLHREVPRLSDTTQERIRVAHENLSKEYARIYRGGVMGGEMRPLPWDLAGRFVQDVVMSASKVLLDSEDPQKRMREVCDAMVDFLKNGIGT, from the coding sequence ATGCCGAGAATTCGCGCAAGCAACATCGAAGAACACAAAGAACTGACTCGCGTCCAGATACTGGAAGCAGCTCAGGACCTCTTCAGCGAGCACGGCTACCAAGACACTTCGCTCGGCGACATAGCCGCCTTCGTCGGCATAGGTCGCACCACTCTCTATGAGTACTTCAAGGACAAGGAAGACCTGCTGGCCTCGCTCGTCGACGAAACCCTTCCGGAAGTGTTCAAGGAGATGGCCGAGCAACTCGACACGTCCGATTCCTTCCTCGACCAGCTCGCCGATCTGGCGGTTCGGCTCACCGAGTGGGTGGTCACGGACCCGACGCTGGGATTGTTGCTCCACCGAGAGGTACCTCGCCTCTCCGACACGACGCAGGAACGTATTCGCGTTGCCCACGAGAACCTGTCGAAGGAGTACGCGCGGATCTACCGGGGTGGTGTCATGGGCGGCGAGATGCGTCCTCTGCCGTGGGACCTGGCCGGCAGATTCGTTCAGGATGTCGTGATGTCGGCTTCGAAGGTCCTGCTCGATTCCGAGGACCCGCAGAAGCGGATGCGCGAGGTCTGCGATGCCATGGTCGACTTCCTCAAGAACGGCATCGGGACCTGA